One window of Populus nigra chromosome 5, ddPopNigr1.1, whole genome shotgun sequence genomic DNA carries:
- the LOC133693629 gene encoding LOB domain-containing protein 37-like → MSCNGCRVLRKGCSENCILRPCLQWIESPEAQGHATVFVAKFFGRAGLMSFISSVPEDQRPSLFQSLLFEACGRTVNPVNGAVGLLWTGNWHVCQAAVETVLRGGTLRPMPDLLTGGGSPSPSPPSDEASEFEVACTDIWKLQDPNPNPNPIHHSRFSNSRSRVSSKRKGTEEPMVVNMRHNDLDLLLTPSTSQTGFAEICRPGTPSMNSEESVTTNATCFDSAGFGDQYGNGGGETKLLNLFL, encoded by the exons ATGAGTTGCAACGGATGTAGAGTTCTTCGAAAGGGATGCAGTGAGAACTGTATTTTACGTCCGTGTTTACAATGGATTGAAAGCCCTGAAGCACAAGGCCATGCTACTGTTTTCGTTGCCAAGTTTTTTGGCCGTGCTGGTCTTATGTCCTTCATTTCTTCTGTCCCTGAAGACCAACGTCCTT CTTTGTTTCAATCTTTGTTATTCGAAGCTTGTGGTAGAACAGTGAATCCAGTAAACGGCGCTGTAGGCCTTTTGTGGACTGGAAATTGGCACGTCTGCCAAGCTGCAGTGGAAACAGTCCTGCGAGGAGGTACTTTACGGCCGATGCCTGACTTACTTACCGGCGGAGGatctccatctccatctccaCCATCAGATGAAGCATCGGAGTTTGAAGTAGCCTGTACGGACATATGGAAGCTGCAGgatccaaatccaaatccaaatccaattCATCATTCTAGATTCTCGAATTCGAGATCTAGAGTCTCATCGAAAAGGAAAGGGACGGAGGAGCCGATGGTAGTAAATATGCGGCATAACGATCTTGATCTTCTGTTAACCCCAAGTACTTCTCAAACAGGGTTTGCCGAAATCTGTCGACCGGGTACTCCTTCCATGAATTCGGAGGAGTCGGTGACTACGAATGCAACTTGCTTCGATAGTGCTGGATTTGGAGATCAGTATGGAAATGGAGGAGGAGAAACAAAGTTATTGAACTTATTTCTTTAG